One Prunus dulcis chromosome 7, ALMONDv2, whole genome shotgun sequence DNA segment encodes these proteins:
- the LOC117636074 gene encoding ankyrin repeat and protein kinase domain-containing protein 1-like translates to MDRLISLEPSNFVAIRIEPGQKCYGQLTLRNVMYTMPVAFRLQALIKNRYTVKPQSGIISPLEKLTIEIVYHLPPGSSLPDTFPYCHDSFLLHSVVVPGAAIKDSSSTFDAVPSDWFTTKKKQVFIDSGVKIMFVGSPILAQLVADGLMDDIREVLEKSDPSWKAADSVDSEGQSLLHLAISQGRPDLVQLLLEFEPDVEAQSRSGSSPLEAAASCGEALIVELLLARRASTERSESSTWGPVHLAAAGGHVEVLRLLIIKRANVDAVTKDGSTALHLAVEERKRDCARLLMASGAKAEVRDSRDGDTPLHIAARLGDEYMVKLLLQKGANKDIRNFAGRTAYDVAAENGHTRLFDSLRLGDSLCIAARKGEVRTIVRLLETGAAINGRDQHGWTALHRACFKGKIDAVRTLLEKGVDVDAKDEDGYTALHCAAESGHADVIELLVKKGADAEARTNKGVTALQIAESLHYVGITRILVHGEATKDNNMAHLLSQASVAFGKKSMGLEEDLKGGMKKKSSRARALRGSFDRSMPLAVL, encoded by the coding sequence ATGGACAGGCTCATAAGTTTGGAGCCATCAAATTTCGTTGCAATAAGGATCGAACCGGGACAGAAATGCTACGGCCAGCTTACTTTGCGCAACGTTATGTACACCATGCCGGTGGCCTTCAGGCTTCAAGCGCTCATCAAGAATCGCTACACGGTGAAGCCCCAATCCGGGATCATATCTCCCCTAGAGAAATTGACCATAGAAATTGTGTATCATCTTCCACCAGGGTCAAGCCTCCCTGACACATTCCCTTATTGCCATgactcttttcttttgcatagCGTGGTTGTGCCCGGAGCAGCCATCAAAGACTCTTCGTCCACGTTTGATGCCGTTCCAAGTGACTGGTTCACCACGAAGAAGAAGCAAGTGTTCATAGATAGTGGTGTGAAGATTATGTTTGTTGGTTCACCTATTTTGGCGCAACTTGTGGCAGATGGTTTGATGGATGATATTCGGGAAGTTCTTGAGAAGAGTGATCCTTCTTGGAAAGCAGCCGACTCTGTGGATTCAGAGGGTCAATCTTTGCTTCACTTGGCTATTAGTCAAGGCCGGCCTGACCTTGTCCAGCTACTTCTTGAGTTTGAGCCTGATGTAGAGGCTCAGAGCCGGTCAGGGTCTAGCCCACTTGAAGCCGCCGCTTCATGCGGGGAGGCCTTGATCGTGGAGCTTCTATTGGCCCGGCGTGCAAGCACTGAAAGATCCGAGTCCTCTACTTGGGGTCCCGTTCACCTAGCGGCAGCAGGTGGGCACGTGGAGGTTCTTAGGCTTCTTATAATCAAAAGGGCTAATGTTGATGCAGTGACAAAGGACGGTAGCACGGCTTTACACCTTGCAGTTGAGGAGCGAAAAAGGGATTGTGCCAGGCTCTTAATGGCGAGTGGGGCAAAAGCTGAAGTTCGTGACAGCAGAGACGGCGATACTCCTTTACACATCGCTGCCAGGTTGGGGGACGAGTACATGGTGAAGCTGTTGCTGCAAAAGGGTGCTAATAAAGACATTAGAAACTTTGCAGGCCGAACAGCATATGATGTTGCCGCGGAGAACGGGCACACAAGGCTGTTTGATTCGCTTCGACTTGGCGATAGCTTGTGTATCGCTGCGAGGAAGGGTGAGGTGAGAACAATTGTCAGGCTGCTTGAGACAGGCGCAGCCATCAATGGAAGAGACCAACATGGGTGGACAGCTTTGCACAGAGCTTGTTTCAAAGGGAAAATCGATGCGGTTAGAACACTGCTCGAGAAGGGCGTGGATGTGGATGCTAAAGATGAGGATGGATACACGGCCTTGCACTGCGCAGCGGAGTCGGGGCATGCAGATGTGATAGAGTTGTTGGTGAAGAAAGGAGCTGATGCTGAGGCTCGAACTAATAAAGGTGTGACTGCACTGCAGATTGCTGAGTCCTTGCACTATGTTGGGATTACAAGGATACTTGTTCATGGAGAAGCCACAAAAGACAATAATATGGCACATCTCCTGTCACAGGCTTCAGTTGCATTTGGGAAGAAGTCTATGGGTCTAGAGGAGGATCTCAAGGGagggatgaagaagaaatcgAGTCGAGCTAGGGCTCTTCGTGGGAGCTTCGATCGTTCTATGCCATTGGCTGTTCTTTAG